A single window of Sebastes umbrosus isolate fSebUmb1 chromosome 16, fSebUmb1.pri, whole genome shotgun sequence DNA harbors:
- the LOC119504321 gene encoding ankyrin repeat domain-containing protein 34C isoform X1, with protein sequence MFCSLLQASNMRTLHPRAQAMGDPLSDCSPLISAAASCKIRLVRLLVEGGAQVNRCNPKGETPLLAACKALRGEPAGPETLKLLTYLLQNKADPNAQDRAGRTPLMYACMERAGAQVASALLAAGADPSIEDYSGASALVYAINAQHQPTLKVLMDACRAKGRDIIIIATEMGVNGGPVTRRYLNVPPSPDTSPVSCMSPSDIVLKTGSPNSPEGENIFNFRGTSKRGSSSSSSSSTRHPSCELSPLSQCSTPPARQRVLSEPWLAIHNLACLNRAYEEGMRESGQREEGDREDSGRGDEEPQFQQSRMEERKESVVQRRDNRYGGENYSSCREDFLPRLSQSVLSLTEMSSSQASPSRLFPKRCLTPGGSTLDNMTLKSCADKLPACLSPHSQLRRNTLPSVMVVPPPLHLPPLVDQSASHLQVPTSKSRSMVFLPHPPSSSPPSSSSRASARPALLPRRPLASSVTSLVAAPASCCSERSSRSPRRHSVQLEQIRGGGGESI encoded by the exons ATGTTCTGCAGTTTGCTGCAGGCCAGCAACATGAGGACGCTTCATCCAAGAGCCCAG GCCATGGGCGACCCCCTGTCAGACTGCAGCCCCCTCATCAGTGCAGCAGCCTCCTGTAAGATCCGTCTGGTCCGCCTGCTGGTGGAAGGTGGCGCTCAGGTCAACCGATGCAACCCAAAAGGAGAGACCCCTCTGCTGGCTGCCTGTAAGGCCCTTAGAGGAGAGCCTGCTGGGCCGGAGACGCTGAAGCTCCTCACCTACCTGCTCCAGAACAAG GCAGATCCAAACGCTCAGGACCGGGCCGGACGCACCCCTCTGATGTACGCCTGTATGGAGCGAGCAGGAGCTCAGGTGGCGTCCGCCCTGCTGGCTGCAGGAGCCGACCCCAGCATAGAGGACTACTCTGGAGCCTCAGCACTGGTGTACGCCATCAACGCACAGCACCAGCCCACACTGAAG GTGCTGATGGACGCCTGCCGGGCCAAAGGtcgtgacatcatcatcatcgccacGGAGATGGGTGTGAACGGAGGCCCGGTGACCAGGCGTTACCTGAATGTTCCTCCGTCTCCTGATACCTCGCCGGTGTCCTGCATGTCCCCGTCTGACATCGTCCTCAAGACGGGCTCACCCAACTCACCTGAGGGAGAAAACATCTTCAACTTCAGAGGAACCA GTAAaagaggaagcagcagcagcagcagtagcagcaccAGACATCCCTCCTGTGAGCTGAGCCCGTTGAGCCAGTGTAGCACTCCACCGGCCAGACAGAGAGTGTTATCTGAACCATGGCTGGCCATTCACAACCTGGCCTGTCTGAACCGGGCTTACGAGGAGGGCATGAGGGAGAGTGGCCAGCGGGAGGAGGGCGACAGAGAGGATTCTGGGAGGGGAGATGAGGAGCCACAGTTTCAGCAGTCCAGGatggaagagaggaaggagagcgTGGTTCAAAGGAGGGATAACAGATATGGAGGAGAGAATTACAGCAGCTGCCGGGAGGATTTCCTTCCGAGGCTTTCTCAGTCGGTTCTCTCCCTCACAGAGATGAGCTCGTCTCAGGCATCCCCGAGCAGACTGTTCCCTAAGAGGTGTTTGACACCTGGAGGTTCAACGTTGGACAACATGACCCTAAAAAGTTGTGCTGATAAGCTTCCCGCCTGCTTGTCTCCTCACTCTCAACTCCGCAGGAACACCCTCCCTTCAGTCATGGTGGTTCCTCCTCCGCTTCACCTCCCGCCTTTAGTCGACCAATCGGCCTCCCACCTCCAGGTTCCCACTTCCAAAAGCAGGAGCATGGTGTTCCTGCCTCACCCGCCCAGCTCCTCTccaccctcctcttcatccagAGCATCTGCGAGGCCGGCGTTGCTCCCTCGGCGGCCGCTCGCCTCCTCCGTCACCTCCCTGGTTGCTGCTCCTGCCTCCTGCTGCAGCGAGAGGAGTAGCAGGTCGCCGCGTCGCCACTCGGTACAGCTCGAAcagatcagaggaggaggaggagaaagcatTTAG
- the LOC119504321 gene encoding ankyrin repeat domain-containing protein 34B isoform X2 encodes MGDPLSDCSPLISAAASCKIRLVRLLVEGGAQVNRCNPKGETPLLAACKALRGEPAGPETLKLLTYLLQNKADPNAQDRAGRTPLMYACMERAGAQVASALLAAGADPSIEDYSGASALVYAINAQHQPTLKVLMDACRAKGRDIIIIATEMGVNGGPVTRRYLNVPPSPDTSPVSCMSPSDIVLKTGSPNSPEGENIFNFRGTSKRGSSSSSSSSTRHPSCELSPLSQCSTPPARQRVLSEPWLAIHNLACLNRAYEEGMRESGQREEGDREDSGRGDEEPQFQQSRMEERKESVVQRRDNRYGGENYSSCREDFLPRLSQSVLSLTEMSSSQASPSRLFPKRCLTPGGSTLDNMTLKSCADKLPACLSPHSQLRRNTLPSVMVVPPPLHLPPLVDQSASHLQVPTSKSRSMVFLPHPPSSSPPSSSSRASARPALLPRRPLASSVTSLVAAPASCCSERSSRSPRRHSVQLEQIRGGGGESI; translated from the exons ATGGGCGACCCCCTGTCAGACTGCAGCCCCCTCATCAGTGCAGCAGCCTCCTGTAAGATCCGTCTGGTCCGCCTGCTGGTGGAAGGTGGCGCTCAGGTCAACCGATGCAACCCAAAAGGAGAGACCCCTCTGCTGGCTGCCTGTAAGGCCCTTAGAGGAGAGCCTGCTGGGCCGGAGACGCTGAAGCTCCTCACCTACCTGCTCCAGAACAAG GCAGATCCAAACGCTCAGGACCGGGCCGGACGCACCCCTCTGATGTACGCCTGTATGGAGCGAGCAGGAGCTCAGGTGGCGTCCGCCCTGCTGGCTGCAGGAGCCGACCCCAGCATAGAGGACTACTCTGGAGCCTCAGCACTGGTGTACGCCATCAACGCACAGCACCAGCCCACACTGAAG GTGCTGATGGACGCCTGCCGGGCCAAAGGtcgtgacatcatcatcatcgccacGGAGATGGGTGTGAACGGAGGCCCGGTGACCAGGCGTTACCTGAATGTTCCTCCGTCTCCTGATACCTCGCCGGTGTCCTGCATGTCCCCGTCTGACATCGTCCTCAAGACGGGCTCACCCAACTCACCTGAGGGAGAAAACATCTTCAACTTCAGAGGAACCA GTAAaagaggaagcagcagcagcagcagtagcagcaccAGACATCCCTCCTGTGAGCTGAGCCCGTTGAGCCAGTGTAGCACTCCACCGGCCAGACAGAGAGTGTTATCTGAACCATGGCTGGCCATTCACAACCTGGCCTGTCTGAACCGGGCTTACGAGGAGGGCATGAGGGAGAGTGGCCAGCGGGAGGAGGGCGACAGAGAGGATTCTGGGAGGGGAGATGAGGAGCCACAGTTTCAGCAGTCCAGGatggaagagaggaaggagagcgTGGTTCAAAGGAGGGATAACAGATATGGAGGAGAGAATTACAGCAGCTGCCGGGAGGATTTCCTTCCGAGGCTTTCTCAGTCGGTTCTCTCCCTCACAGAGATGAGCTCGTCTCAGGCATCCCCGAGCAGACTGTTCCCTAAGAGGTGTTTGACACCTGGAGGTTCAACGTTGGACAACATGACCCTAAAAAGTTGTGCTGATAAGCTTCCCGCCTGCTTGTCTCCTCACTCTCAACTCCGCAGGAACACCCTCCCTTCAGTCATGGTGGTTCCTCCTCCGCTTCACCTCCCGCCTTTAGTCGACCAATCGGCCTCCCACCTCCAGGTTCCCACTTCCAAAAGCAGGAGCATGGTGTTCCTGCCTCACCCGCCCAGCTCCTCTccaccctcctcttcatccagAGCATCTGCGAGGCCGGCGTTGCTCCCTCGGCGGCCGCTCGCCTCCTCCGTCACCTCCCTGGTTGCTGCTCCTGCCTCCTGCTGCAGCGAGAGGAGTAGCAGGTCGCCGCGTCGCCACTCGGTACAGCTCGAAcagatcagaggaggaggaggagaaagcatTTAG
- the LOC119474840 gene encoding RNA polymerase II elongation factor ELL-like produces the protein MSLLKENECYGLSSGKVNRGNVSVFHVKLTDSAARAVGSFSHSKGLSTRPTICFNGNKGRITVPCSENRDELRIFTFGVTNVARDNPNGSFDCFQQLSTRAAEELSCLGVIQKKMTVNATDDSYDKARQSMAQAEEETRSRGAIVIKQGGRFQGKKVTVRAPAPALASLTKPRHPSPSPLSNVKRRVQFAVSKPKKGACASHRKSVGEVQERPLRERLTHLLALRPYKRPELILRLQKDGLTAGDKDTLDSVLLEVGQLSSRDNTFVLKDGLYKELQKDWPGYTTGDQQLLKRIFVRRLFQPQQNLLTVPEAQVSPLRDTPNSSPAHRPKPSPPDRPKPSPPEEYTDPLASKKPRISHMSSKAASDRSRVRPTEQAAHKDVTEAPGNDGQKNLLDPQKLFRSLSEVCEQEAEVAKRLEPTPRVQEEPEVTAAEPPQPNCDRPPSPLMVPELNRHTIKRKKSKHKHKDQEKDRLRERKERRKDHSSEGPDKVSMDCIESSAILFDSSVLQTDNDKADYLSKYTVICSPDQRQSYKQDFNTEYNEYRDLHARIDGVTRQFMELDTQLKQLHHGSHKYKTVRNQILQEYRKIKKSNPNYHQDKTRCEYLHNKLAHIKKLISEYDRQQL, from the exons ATGTCGTTGCTGAAGGAGAACGAGTGTTACGGACTGTCCAGCGGTAAAGTGAACCGCGGTAACGTCTCTGTGTTTCATGTCAAACTCACTGACAGCGCGGCAAGAGCAGTCGGCTCCTTTAGCCACAGCAAG GGTTTGTCTACCCGTCCCACCATCTGTTTTAATGGCAACAAAGGG AGAATCACCGTCCCCTGCTCGGAGAACAGAGATGAATTGAGGATATTCACCTTTGGCGTGACGAACGTCGCCCGCGATAATCCGAATGGAAGCTTTGACTGCTTCCAGCAGCTCAGCACTCG TGCTGCCGAGGAGCTGTCATGTCTCGGGGTGATTCAGAAAAAGATGACAGTCAACGCTACAGATGACTCGTACGATAAGGCTCGTCAGAGCATGGcccaggctgaggaggagacgCGCAGCCGAGGGGCCATTGTCATCAAACAAGGGGGGCGCTTCCAGG GCAAGAAGGTGACAGTGCGAGCCCCAGCCCCGGCGCTGGCCAGCCTCACCAAGCCCCGCCACCCGTCCCCGTCTCCCCTCAGCAACGTTAAGAGGCGTGTCCAATTCGCCGTGTCAAAGCCGAAGAAGGGGGCCTGTGCTTCACACAGGAAGAGCGTGGGCGAAGTGCAGGAGAGGCCGCTCAGGGAGAGATTGACACATCTGCTGGCTCTGAGGCCGTACAAGAGGCCTGAGCTCATCTTGAGGCTGCAGAAAGACGGACTGACGGCAGGAGACAAAGACACGCTGGACTCTGTACTGTTGGAG GTTGGTCAGCTCAGTAGCAGAGACAACACATTTGTCCTAAAGGACGGCCTGTACAAGGAGCTGCAGAAGGACTGGCCAGGCTACACCACAGGAGACCAGCAGCTTCTTAAACGCATCTTTGTCAG GAGACTGTTTCAGCCACAACAGAACCTCCTCACCGTCCCAGAGGCCCAGGTCAGTCCACTGCGAGACACCCCCAACTCCTCCCCGGCACACCGTCCAAAACCTTCCCCGCCAGACCGTCCAAAACCTTCCCCGCCAGAAGAATACACCGACCCTCTGGCGAGCAAGAAGCCCAGGATATCCCACATGTCCAGCAAAGCAGCCAGCGACAGGTCAAGAGTGAGGCCTACTGAACAAGCGGCTCATAAAGACGTCACAGAAGCGCCGGGGAACGACGGGCAAAAGAACTTGCTCGATCCACAAAAGCTTTTTCGCTCCTTGTCAGAGGTCTGTGAGCAGGAAGCAGAAGTGGCCAAGAGGCTAGAACCAACTCCCCGTGTTCAGGAGGAACCAGAAGTCACAGCAGCAGAACCCCCTCAACCCAACTGTGATCGCCCTCCGTCCCCTCTGATGGTGCCTGAGCtaaacagacacacaatcaAAAGGAAGAagagcaaacacaaacacaaagatcag GAGAAGGATCGGTTGAGAGAGCggaaagaaaggagaaaagaTCACAGTTCAGAAGGTCCAGACAAAGTCTCCATGGACTGCATAG agTCAAGTGCAATTTTGTTTGACTCCAGTGTGCTTCAAACAGACAATGACAAAGCAGACTATCTATC GAAGTACACAGTGATTTGCAGTCCCGACCAGAGACAGAGCTACAAGCAGGACTTTAACACGGAGTACAACGAGTACAGAGATCTACACGCTCGTATTGACGGAGTGACGCGGCAGTTCATGGAGCTGGACACGCAGCTCAAACAGCTACACCACGGATCCCATAAAtacaag ACGGTTCGTAATCAAATTCTTCAAGAGTATCGCAAAATTAAAAAG TCCAACCCTAACTACCACCAGGA